Part of the Crossiella cryophila genome, GCTTGGATCTCCCCCGTGCGGACATCACTGGGGCGGGAGTTCGGCTGGCTGTGGGCCTCCTTCGCGGTCAGCTCACTCGGCAGCCGCCTCGCCATCCAGGCCTTCCCACTGGTCGCCCTGCTGGTGCTGGACGCCGGGACGGCGCAGGTGTCCGTACTGGCCGCGGCGGGCCTGGCGGCCGGGGCGGTGCTGGGGATCCCGCTGGGACCGTGGGTGGAGTTCCGGCGTAAACGCTCGGTGCTGATCGGCGCGGACCTGCTCCGCTGCACGGCCCTGCTGAGCGTGCCCGCGGCCTATGCGCTGGGGTGGCTGGGTTTCACCCAACTGCTGGTGGTGTCGATGGTGACCGCGGTCGCCGACATCGCCGCCCGATCGGCCAGCGGCGCCTGGCTGAAACAACTGGTGCGCCGCGAGGACCTGGTGCACGCCACCGGCCGCCTGGAAGCCACCACCTGGACCACCACCACCCTGGGTCCGCCACTGGGTGGACTGGCCATCGCGGCGTTCGGCCCGATGGCCACCCTGGTCGCCGACGCGGTCAGCTACCTGCTGTCGGCGGCGGGCATCCGGGCCGCCGGTGGACGGGAGCGGCCACCGGAGCGCGCCGCCACCTCCCGGTCCGGGGAGTTGCTCGCCGGATGGCGGCACATCTGGCACCACCCCGGGCTGAAGTTGTTGCTGGGCAACACGATCCTGACCAACGGCCTGATCATGGCCACCGCCCCGCTGGCCCTGGTGCTCATGGTGCGGGAGCTGGGTTTCACCCTCTGGGAGTAC contains:
- a CDS encoding MFS transporter produces the protein MRTSLGREFGWLWASFAVSSLGSRLAIQAFPLVALLVLDAGTAQVSVLAAAGLAAGAVLGIPLGPWVEFRRKRSVLIGADLLRCTALLSVPAAYALGWLGFTQLLVVSMVTAVADIAARSASGAWLKQLVRREDLVHATGRLEATTWTTTTLGPPLGGLAIAAFGPMATLVADAVSYLLSAAGIRAAGGRERPPERAATSRSGELLAGWRHIWHHPGLKLLLGNTILTNGLIMATAPLALVLMVRELGFTLWEYGLAFALPCLGGLLGARLAPRLVTRFGTARVLRVAGVARVCWPVGLVLVGPGLPGLLLVIAVQFGLVTCMGVFNPVFAAYRLAEVPTDRSARVLAAWTVSGNLTVAGLTALWGVLAGFTGARVAIGIAGVLILATPLLLPRAERVTVCCRPPSGSCSSRSPR